The genomic stretch TATTAAGTGGATTAGGGAAGGGAAAATAAAGGCTGTTGAAATTAACGGTAGGTGGAGGATACCTTACAGTGAGGTAGAAAGGTTAATAAGTGGGGGTGGGAAAGCCAAACAAGTAGCGATTTACTCTAGGGTTTCATCAAATACACAGAAGGACGACTTGGAGAGACAATTAAACGCGTTGAAGGAATGGGTTAAGAAAACTTTCGGGGAAGTGAGTGTGATAGAAATTAAGGACATAGGTTCTGGGTTGAAAGAAGATAGAAGAGGGTTAAAGAAACTCATAGAGTTAGCCAAGAGGAGGCAGATCGATGTGGTAGTAGTAGCATACAAGGACAGGCTAACACGTTTCGGTTTCGAATACCTCGTAGAGTTATTCAAAGCTTACGGAGTAAACATCATCGTAGCATTTCAAGATGAGCCAAAGGACTACATGCAAGAGTTAGTGGAGGACTTTGTAGAAATCGTAAAGTCCCTTGCTTCAAGAATTTACGGCCATAAGTACGAGAAGGTGGTTAAGTGTGTTGAAGACATTGAAAAGGACAGTTAGGTTAGAAAGCGACCCCTTGAACAAGTGGAAGTACCACGTTCTTAGAGAGATTGAGGGATACCAAAGAAACATGGTTAATGAAATGATTGACGTAATACTCTCAGAGGGCCTGCCCACAACAAGGAAGAAGTTGCACGAGAGGTTTTACAACTACTACAAGGAGAAGTACCCCTTCCTACCCTCAAGGGTAATTGAAGGATCCTACATCGTAGCTGGTAGGATAGTCAAGAGCTTTAGGGAGAGGAGGAAGAAAGGGCTGACAAGGAAGGATAAGCCAGAGTATAAGAGAGTTGTAATCACAATTCCAAACATGGTTAATTGGAGGTTT from Sulfolobus sp. S-194 encodes the following:
- a CDS encoding IS607 family transposase encodes the protein MERYLTPSEVAEIFGMSRSGVIKWIREGKIKAVEINGRWRIPYSEVERLISGGGKAKQVAIYSRVSSNTQKDDLERQLNALKEWVKKTFGEVSVIEIKDIGSGLKEDRRGLKKLIELAKRRQIDVVVVAYKDRLTRFGFEYLVELFKAYGVNIIVAFQDEPKDYMQELVEDFVEIVKSLASRIYGHKYEKVVKCVEDIEKDS